The following are encoded together in the Rhizobium sp. SSA_523 genome:
- a CDS encoding sensor histidine kinase — MARLSIERRLLITTGCVFLIIGTVLALTVGAYARRAADEAFDRVLTASALSIADTVGIEEGAVTVDIPYSAFAILGTSRLNRVFYRVTAPDGSLVTGSPILALDIPLIQNGTLQLHDSVYRGEPVRIASVQRYRADTVTGTGGWIGVMVAETREARQELAGQLTVNGMLPAIAVALLAGGLILVSVRSAFSPLRLIESNLRARRPSDLGRIDTNVPAEVSALVSALNEFMDRLGSVLDGVKRVTADAAHQLRTPLAAIQAQAEVGLEEAEDAQVRRRLSRIHHNAREAGLLANMLLSDATTMHRLETQDREVVDFGDAVTGALEMLRAESTYAGLIRSLVLEVPQSPVPVLAEPVVLREMVRNVIENAFIHAAGATHVHLSTAQGRAVLQVMDRGPGIPDIAKAKVFQRFARVDTGHPGTGLGLAIARDIAVAFGGAISIADRDGGGLVVEVVLPLADKGGRA; from the coding sequence ATGCGCGGCGCGCCGCCGATGAAGCGTTCGACCGCGTGCTGACAGCCTCGGCTCTCTCCATCGCCGATACAGTCGGCATCGAGGAGGGCGCCGTCACGGTTGATATTCCCTATTCGGCATTCGCCATTCTCGGGACGTCTCGCCTGAACCGCGTGTTCTACCGGGTCACTGCGCCGGATGGCAGCCTGGTGACCGGTTCGCCCATCCTTGCGCTGGACATACCGCTCATCCAGAATGGAACCTTGCAGCTGCACGATTCCGTATACCGGGGGGAGCCGGTGCGTATCGCCTCGGTCCAGCGATATCGTGCAGATACCGTCACGGGAACGGGCGGCTGGATTGGCGTCATGGTGGCGGAAACACGTGAAGCCCGCCAGGAACTTGCCGGCCAGTTGACCGTCAACGGCATGCTGCCGGCCATTGCGGTCGCGCTTCTGGCAGGTGGCCTCATCCTCGTTTCCGTTCGCTCGGCCTTTTCACCGCTGCGCCTGATCGAAAGCAATCTGCGGGCGCGGCGCCCCTCCGATCTTGGCAGGATCGACACGAACGTGCCGGCCGAGGTTTCCGCTCTGGTTTCGGCCCTCAACGAGTTCATGGATCGCCTGGGCTCCGTGCTTGACGGCGTCAAGCGGGTCACTGCGGATGCGGCGCATCAATTGCGCACACCGCTTGCCGCCATCCAGGCTCAGGCCGAAGTTGGTCTTGAAGAGGCGGAGGATGCGCAAGTGCGCCGGCGTCTTTCGCGCATTCATCACAATGCTCGCGAGGCGGGCCTGCTGGCCAATATGTTGCTTTCCGATGCGACGACGATGCATCGGTTGGAAACGCAGGACCGGGAGGTTGTCGATTTTGGCGATGCCGTGACCGGCGCACTTGAGATGCTCCGCGCGGAAAGCACCTATGCGGGCCTTATACGCTCGCTTGTTCTCGAAGTGCCCCAGAGCCCGGTTCCCGTACTGGCGGAACCTGTCGTGCTGCGGGAAATGGTGCGCAACGTTATTGAAAACGCCTTCATTCATGCGGCCGGCGCGACACATGTTCACCTTTCGACCGCGCAGGGCCGGGCGGTCCTGCAGGTCATGGATCGAGGCCCTGGCATACCGGATATCGCAAAGGCCAAGGTCTTCCAGCGTTTCGCGCGTGTTGACACCGGACATCCTGGAACCGGCCTTGGCCTGGCGATCGCCAGAGACATCGCCGTGGCCTTTGGCGGCGCGATCTCCATCGCCGACCGGGATGGCGGCGGCCTTGTTGTGGAAGTGGTCCTGCCGCTTGCGGACAAGGGTGGGCGCGCATGA
- a CDS encoding ABC transporter substrate-binding protein, translated as MMARTLLAASVALCLSLTGWIFPVAVLAQDRTVRLAGVLSETRIAPLLAALAAQLPGADLTYIRLSSAQIAAEAKRAQAPFDIAVFSSPDIAVSVANEGYAAKVEAGANAVDAQWRHEVFGFWSDPAVMVLRRAAFADRLPRTRIELVRALEQDSERFSRRVGVVNIGIDDVSYLLASQDSIRTSLYWRLMRAFGGANARIYDTTDDLLEALREGELDALYNVPLSALQAGAAIPEGMEIVVPQDYVLAVPWTVLVPKTATNLRGARLIRHALHSEGIRPALASAGFSYPADFKVAESLQRIELGPELLVFRDMIKRSKFLDIWFQMIVN; from the coding sequence ATGATGGCCAGGACCTTGCTCGCCGCCAGTGTCGCGCTCTGCCTTTCCCTGACCGGCTGGATCTTCCCGGTGGCTGTGCTGGCACAAGACCGGACGGTAAGGCTTGCGGGTGTTCTCTCCGAGACACGGATCGCGCCTCTCCTGGCCGCGCTTGCCGCGCAGCTGCCCGGAGCCGACCTCACCTATATCCGGCTTTCATCCGCGCAGATCGCCGCTGAGGCGAAGCGTGCACAGGCGCCGTTCGACATTGCCGTGTTCTCCTCCCCGGATATCGCGGTCTCCGTCGCCAATGAAGGCTATGCCGCCAAGGTTGAAGCAGGCGCCAACGCTGTCGATGCCCAGTGGCGCCATGAAGTCTTTGGTTTCTGGTCTGATCCGGCAGTCATGGTCTTGCGTCGGGCGGCCTTTGCGGATCGCCTGCCGCGGACCCGCATCGAACTCGTGCGCGCGCTCGAACAGGATAGCGAACGCTTCTCCCGCCGGGTGGGCGTCGTGAATATCGGCATCGACGATGTGAGCTACCTGCTGGCTTCGCAGGATTCCATCCGCACGTCCCTATACTGGCGCCTTATGCGAGCCTTCGGCGGAGCCAATGCCAGAATCTACGACACGACGGACGATCTTCTCGAAGCGCTGCGCGAGGGCGAACTCGACGCCTTGTACAATGTGCCGCTTTCAGCCCTGCAGGCCGGCGCGGCCATCCCAGAGGGAATGGAGATCGTGGTGCCGCAGGACTATGTGCTTGCGGTGCCGTGGACGGTGCTTGTTCCGAAGACGGCAACCAATCTTCGTGGCGCCCGTCTCATTCGTCATGCGCTGCATTCGGAAGGAATCAGGCCCGCGCTTGCGAGTGCCGGCTTCAGCTATCCCGCAGATTTCAAGGTCGCCGAAAGTCTCCAGAGGATCGAGCTCGGTCCCGAGCTTCTCGTCTTCCGCGACATGATCAAACGCAGCAAGTTTCTCGATATTTGGTTTCAGATGATCGTGAACTGA
- a CDS encoding IclR family transcriptional regulator codes for MDEETDLVDANSDDRPYKVNVLDRAIAILDAFAQGGPSLSLSEIALRTNLHVSTCLRLITNLRHHGLIAKDEASGRYRLGYRLLTLAEIARGNSGLVEAALPTMRDLSRQFNETVVLSVRVGDSRVDIEQVIGQQSVRRVVTLGTEKPLYAGAASRALLAGMSDEELNGYLQRTELKKLASQTITDERELRAAVTAVRETGYAESVQEQYDNSGGGVVSMIRGVRSEVIGVIGISVPQFRFSEELKKQLRPAVVAAARRISDSIGGRY; via the coding sequence ATGGATGAAGAAACCGATCTCGTCGACGCTAACAGCGATGACAGACCCTACAAAGTCAATGTGCTGGATCGAGCCATCGCAATCCTTGACGCCTTCGCGCAGGGCGGCCCCAGCCTCAGCCTCAGCGAAATCGCGCTCCGGACCAATCTGCATGTCAGCACATGCCTGCGCCTGATCACAAACCTGCGGCATCACGGTCTGATCGCAAAGGACGAAGCCAGTGGCCGCTACCGTCTCGGCTATCGTTTGCTGACACTGGCGGAGATAGCCCGCGGCAATTCCGGGCTGGTGGAAGCGGCGCTCCCGACCATGCGGGATTTGTCACGCCAGTTCAACGAGACGGTAGTCCTCAGCGTCCGGGTCGGCGATTCCAGAGTCGATATCGAGCAGGTCATCGGTCAGCAATCCGTCCGCCGTGTCGTGACGCTCGGCACCGAGAAGCCTCTTTATGCCGGTGCGGCAAGCCGCGCCCTGCTCGCGGGTATGTCTGACGAAGAGCTGAACGGTTACCTGCAGCGGACGGAACTCAAGAAGCTCGCCAGCCAGACCATTACCGACGAACGGGAATTGCGGGCGGCCGTCACTGCCGTTCGCGAAACGGGCTATGCCGAGAGCGTGCAAGAGCAGTATGACAATAGCGGCGGCGGCGTTGTTTCCATGATCCGTGGCGTCCGGTCCGAAGTCATCGGCGTCATCGGTATTTCGGTTCCGCAATTCCGATTTTCAGAGGAGCTGAAAAAGCAGCTTCGCCCAGCCGTCGTGGCTGCTGCGCGCCGCATCTCTGATTCGATCGGCGGTCGATACTGA
- a CDS encoding MmgE/PrpD family protein, translated as MTDMNVSAGLPSLSAVLAKHAVSAFPHGMPAEVSTSARSSLIDAIAVSAAASTLGAGCRAFRDIAVETGSGTAAMIGYGGRCSAPMAAWVNGALAHAIDYEDTHDHAIAHPNAAALAAALAMADTVPRPISGRELLGAIAVAADLVCRIAASFTIAPDRNGWHTTPWLGVFGAATAAGRLLQLDDRQMLDAWSLAMSQMCSFGELKFSPDSDVRSVRDAFAAKAGVLGALLAAKGVRGYDDPLGGQAGFLAAVARGAYSTETLLDGLGDHFLGTEVSFKPWPSCRGTHAYIEAGIEIACQPGFAAEAIEAIEITINEKNVMLCEPREMKVAPRTPIAAKFSIPFTLASALLNGRVTLESFTDAAIHQPGALAIATKVRHRLDPDIPLRDTTRGSVIVLANNRRFEQHIVTGLGHPSRPLSEAQVKAKFDDCIRYAHQESYRARAAELWDTLMTVEESDDIRKLTSLLV; from the coding sequence ATGACCGACATGAATGTTTCGGCAGGGCTCCCATCCCTTTCCGCCGTGCTGGCGAAACACGCCGTATCCGCCTTTCCGCACGGAATGCCGGCGGAGGTCTCGACCTCCGCCCGCTCCTCGCTGATCGATGCCATTGCCGTCAGTGCGGCAGCCAGCACGCTTGGCGCCGGCTGCCGTGCCTTCAGGGATATTGCCGTCGAGACAGGAAGCGGCACTGCAGCCATGATCGGTTATGGCGGACGCTGTTCAGCACCCATGGCCGCCTGGGTCAATGGCGCGCTGGCTCACGCCATCGACTACGAGGATACGCATGATCATGCCATCGCGCATCCGAACGCGGCGGCCCTTGCGGCGGCCCTGGCAATGGCCGATACCGTTCCACGGCCCATCAGCGGCCGTGAACTGCTGGGCGCAATTGCAGTGGCGGCCGATCTCGTCTGCCGTATCGCGGCCAGCTTCACGATAGCTCCCGACCGCAATGGCTGGCACACGACACCCTGGCTCGGCGTTTTCGGCGCCGCGACGGCTGCCGGCCGGCTTCTCCAGCTTGACGACCGGCAGATGCTGGATGCCTGGTCGCTTGCCATGAGCCAGATGTGCTCCTTCGGCGAGCTGAAATTCAGCCCGGACTCTGATGTCCGGTCGGTGCGCGATGCCTTCGCGGCCAAGGCCGGCGTGCTCGGCGCGCTGCTCGCTGCCAAAGGCGTGCGAGGGTATGACGATCCTCTGGGCGGACAGGCCGGCTTCCTCGCCGCCGTGGCGCGCGGCGCATATTCGACCGAAACGTTGCTTGATGGCCTCGGAGACCACTTTCTCGGCACGGAAGTGAGCTTCAAACCCTGGCCAAGCTGTCGCGGCACGCATGCCTATATCGAGGCGGGCATAGAGATTGCCTGCCAACCTGGCTTTGCTGCCGAGGCAATCGAGGCGATCGAGATCACCATCAACGAAAAGAACGTGATGTTGTGCGAGCCAAGGGAGATGAAGGTTGCCCCGCGCACGCCGATCGCAGCCAAGTTCAGCATTCCGTTCACGCTCGCCTCTGCGCTGCTGAACGGCCGGGTCACGTTGGAATCCTTTACCGATGCGGCAATCCACCAACCTGGTGCGCTGGCAATCGCGACGAAGGTGCGCCATCGCCTTGATCCGGACATCCCGCTGCGCGACACTACCCGTGGTAGCGTGATTGTACTTGCAAACAATCGCCGGTTTGAGCAGCATATCGTCACGGGGCTGGGACATCCGTCAAGGCCGCTTTCAGAGGCACAGGTGAAGGCGAAATTCGACGACTGCATTCGGTACGCCCATCAGGAGAGCTATCGCGCCAGGGCGGCAGAACTTTGGGATACACTTATGACGGTCGAAGAATCCGACGACATCCGAAAGCTGACGTCGCTCCTTGTTTAG
- a CDS encoding ABC transporter substrate-binding protein yields the protein MLKIDKIRVAFAVLALSGAIGAAIPAHAEDATPVKIGWLRSSLSLILHPIAMEEGLYAKHGIKPEVTEVRSGDGAIGPQSVMQGRMDVYIGVVSDVAKLNSLAKENKQPLPLTIVALGSPGATNLVLKKGLPYNSVEDLKGKKLGVSSLGSAHLVTFRHFLKEQGTSVEALGLELVKVGGSDMPPALITNQIDGFIHSQPTPAIAMASGEGWLALAPRQMGEAGKSPNVGVIIRADWAKTNAETAEKVAASLRDASEAYKTLPKERIVAIATKYLGGEPELIAASIDSVDPSIVDLKAGANTYWSVEMAAMKERGEVDKNLQQEDMFFFGKK from the coding sequence ATGTTGAAAATTGACAAGATCCGCGTGGCCTTTGCGGTACTGGCGCTTTCGGGGGCAATCGGCGCCGCGATACCGGCTCATGCTGAAGACGCCACACCGGTGAAGATCGGCTGGCTGCGCTCCAGCCTCTCGCTCATCCTGCATCCGATCGCGATGGAAGAGGGGCTCTATGCCAAGCACGGCATCAAGCCGGAGGTCACGGAGGTTCGCTCGGGCGACGGCGCCATTGGCCCCCAGTCGGTCATGCAGGGGCGGATGGATGTCTATATCGGCGTTGTCAGCGACGTGGCGAAGCTGAATTCGCTCGCCAAGGAGAACAAGCAGCCGCTGCCGCTCACCATCGTCGCGCTTGGCTCCCCCGGCGCCACCAACCTGGTTCTGAAGAAAGGGCTTCCTTACAACAGCGTAGAGGACCTGAAGGGCAAGAAGCTGGGCGTCAGCTCTCTCGGCTCCGCGCATCTGGTGACCTTCCGCCACTTCCTCAAGGAACAAGGCACATCGGTCGAGGCGCTCGGGCTGGAACTCGTCAAGGTCGGTGGCAGCGACATGCCCCCTGCCCTCATCACCAACCAGATCGATGGTTTCATCCACTCGCAGCCAACACCCGCCATTGCGATGGCGAGCGGCGAAGGATGGCTGGCGCTCGCTCCAAGACAGATGGGCGAAGCCGGCAAATCCCCGAATGTCGGCGTGATCATCAGAGCCGACTGGGCAAAGACCAATGCCGAGACTGCGGAAAAGGTGGCCGCTTCCCTTCGGGATGCCAGCGAGGCCTACAAGACGCTTCCGAAGGAGCGCATCGTCGCCATCGCTACCAAATATCTCGGCGGCGAGCCGGAATTGATCGCGGCCTCCATCGATTCTGTCGATCCGAGCATCGTCGACCTCAAAGCCGGCGCCAACACCTATTGGAGCGTCGAGATGGCGGCAATGAAAGAGCGTGGTGAAGTCGACAAGAACCTGCAGCAGGAAGACATGTTCTTCTTCGGCAAGAAGTGA
- a CDS encoding ABC transporter substrate-binding protein — protein sequence MSILKAVATAAGLLALSAISSTAQEAQPVRVGWLKASLSTIIQAIAEDENLYAANGLNATITAVSSGGNATGIEALMRGDFDVYYGPMTEMARLNAVAVEQKAKPPLVAVALGTPGATHLVLANDITFDSPESLRGKTIGVSSPGSVHLVMFRHFLEDKGLTTEGLKMNIVRIGGSDMVPALLTKQIDGFLHSQPTPAIAVAKGAGKIALAPAQMGEAGESPTSAIMVRRDWGADNPDIVRRVIATFMQASDRYSQLPESKLIAIVEKAIGAEEDVVKGAIPYVNPRLMPDFEKASDLYWKTEMAAMKTRGEVLPDFKKEDMFDASYAAAR from the coding sequence ATGTCTATTCTGAAAGCAGTCGCCACGGCGGCCGGATTGCTGGCCTTATCGGCAATTTCGTCGACCGCGCAGGAGGCTCAGCCGGTCAGGGTCGGTTGGCTGAAGGCCAGCCTGTCCACCATCATTCAGGCTATCGCCGAAGATGAAAACCTGTATGCCGCGAATGGCCTGAACGCAACGATCACCGCCGTCTCGTCCGGCGGCAACGCCACCGGCATCGAGGCGCTGATGCGCGGCGATTTCGACGTCTATTACGGCCCGATGACAGAGATGGCGCGACTGAACGCCGTCGCCGTTGAGCAAAAGGCAAAGCCGCCGCTGGTGGCCGTCGCGCTCGGCACGCCGGGTGCCACTCATCTGGTTCTCGCCAACGACATCACGTTCGACTCGCCGGAAAGCTTACGCGGCAAGACGATCGGCGTCAGTTCGCCGGGATCGGTCCACCTCGTCATGTTCCGGCATTTTCTGGAGGACAAGGGCCTGACCACGGAAGGCCTCAAGATGAACATCGTGCGGATTGGCGGCAGCGACATGGTGCCGGCGCTTCTGACGAAACAGATCGACGGCTTCCTGCATTCGCAACCGACGCCGGCGATCGCGGTTGCCAAGGGGGCTGGAAAGATCGCACTCGCCCCCGCGCAGATGGGCGAGGCCGGCGAATCCCCGACCTCGGCCATTATGGTGCGCCGGGACTGGGGCGCAGACAATCCGGACATCGTGCGCCGCGTCATCGCCACCTTCATGCAGGCCAGCGACAGATATTCGCAACTGCCTGAAAGCAAGCTCATCGCGATTGTCGAGAAGGCGATCGGCGCCGAGGAGGACGTCGTCAAGGGCGCCATTCCCTATGTGAACCCGCGCCTGATGCCGGACTTCGAAAAGGCATCCGACCTGTACTGGAAGACGGAGATGGCCGCCATGAAGACACGCGGCGAGGTGCTCCCCGACTTCAAGAAGGAAGACATGTTCGACGCTTCCTACGCGGCGGCACGCTGA
- a CDS encoding ABC transporter permease, with amino-acid sequence MTLDATATPIDAKANRAATNRVSKPPMDFAAYEKTKNRKLKIQRITRGTVGVAALLILWQIMATAYNLQLILPAPFSVVRRIFGMLTLDDTRWLYGPNIYVHLMESLRRLLMGFGLAAVLAIPLGLVVGRIEVVRDYVLPVIKGFYPIPGIAWIPLAILWFGLGDTAVVFVVFMTAFFPMFFNAEAGARQINPLLIDAGRCFGAKGLTLFYRIILPATVPYVTTGLRISLGGAWKMIVAGEMLASAQGIGYVLMEARFQFRAIDLMAAMILISIIGYLTEYVIVRLVEKRTTEKWEVR; translated from the coding sequence ATGACACTGGACGCCACAGCCACCCCCATCGACGCCAAGGCCAACCGCGCTGCGACAAACCGGGTCTCGAAGCCGCCGATGGATTTTGCGGCCTATGAAAAAACGAAGAACCGCAAGCTCAAGATCCAGCGCATCACGCGCGGCACCGTTGGTGTCGCCGCACTTCTGATACTTTGGCAGATCATGGCGACGGCCTATAATCTCCAGCTGATCCTGCCGGCACCCTTCAGCGTCGTCCGCCGCATCTTCGGCATGCTGACGCTCGACGACACGCGCTGGCTTTACGGCCCGAACATCTATGTCCACCTGATGGAAAGCCTGCGGCGCCTGCTGATGGGCTTCGGGCTCGCGGCGGTGCTCGCCATACCGCTCGGCCTGGTCGTTGGGCGCATCGAGGTGGTGCGCGACTATGTCCTGCCGGTCATCAAGGGCTTCTACCCCATTCCCGGCATTGCCTGGATTCCCTTGGCGATCCTCTGGTTCGGCCTCGGTGATACGGCCGTCGTCTTCGTCGTGTTCATGACGGCCTTCTTCCCGATGTTCTTTAACGCAGAGGCAGGCGCACGGCAGATCAACCCACTGCTCATAGACGCCGGACGCTGTTTCGGCGCCAAGGGGCTGACGCTGTTCTACCGCATCATCCTGCCGGCAACCGTGCCTTATGTCACGACGGGTCTTCGAATCAGCCTCGGCGGCGCGTGGAAGATGATCGTCGCCGGTGAAATGCTCGCCTCCGCACAAGGCATTGGTTACGTGCTGATGGAAGCACGCTTCCAGTTCCGCGCCATCGATCTCATGGCGGCGATGATCCTCATCAGCATCATCGGCTATCTCACCGAATACGTCATCGTCCGGCTCGTCGAGAAGCGGACCACGGAGAAATGGGAGGTCCGGTAG
- a CDS encoding ABC transporter ATP-binding protein, protein MNNEPSYRDSGSDLSAPVIEARSVDHFYEGQGGWNHALSNLNFSIPRNEFLCIIGPSGCGKSTFLKIVTGLVKPTSGEVLLNGKAIKGPGPDRGIVFQEPALFAWRTVIENVEFGLQMQKVPKAEARARAQTVLDIVGLGHVGNLYPYQLSGGMRHRVAVARAWALPSADLLLMDEPFSAIDAINRMTLQDYLVDTWLKDRRTVIYITHDIDEAVYLADRILLMRPSPGRIGRFFQVDMPRPRDRNGADFAELKGIITEEMHRSAGDDYENSEEAEHAA, encoded by the coding sequence TTGAACAATGAACCCTCATACCGAGATTCAGGCTCCGACCTGTCTGCTCCCGTTATCGAAGCACGGTCCGTCGATCATTTTTACGAGGGGCAAGGGGGATGGAACCATGCCCTCTCGAACCTGAATTTTTCAATTCCCCGCAACGAATTTCTCTGCATCATTGGCCCCAGCGGCTGTGGAAAGAGCACCTTCCTGAAGATCGTCACCGGGCTGGTGAAGCCGACCTCGGGTGAGGTTCTGCTGAACGGCAAGGCGATCAAGGGACCGGGACCAGATCGCGGCATCGTCTTCCAGGAACCGGCGCTGTTTGCATGGCGCACAGTCATCGAGAATGTCGAATTCGGTCTGCAGATGCAGAAAGTGCCGAAGGCGGAAGCCCGCGCACGGGCGCAGACGGTTCTCGATATCGTCGGCCTTGGCCATGTCGGCAATCTTTATCCCTACCAGCTTTCTGGCGGCATGCGGCATCGCGTGGCTGTGGCGCGGGCCTGGGCGCTGCCATCGGCCGATCTGCTCCTGATGGACGAGCCTTTCTCCGCCATCGACGCCATCAATCGCATGACCCTCCAGGATTATCTGGTCGATACCTGGCTGAAAGACCGCCGGACGGTCATCTACATCACCCATGATATTGACGAGGCCGTCTACCTTGCCGACCGAATCCTGCTGATGCGGCCGTCCCCGGGGCGCATCGGGCGCTTTTTCCAGGTGGACATGCCCCGCCCGCGGGATCGCAACGGCGCCGATTTCGCAGAACTGAAAGGCATCATCACCGAAGAAATGCATCGTTCCGCCGGCGACGATTACGAAAACAGCGAAGAAGCGGAGCACGCGGCATGA
- a CDS encoding NAD(P)H-quinone oxidoreductase — translation MNDMFAIEISEPGGPEVLKAVRRPVPAPGPGEIRIRVEAAGLNGADLAQRRGVYPPPEGASDLPGLEVAGIVDLCGDGVTDFQPGDRVCALLTGGGYAQYCCVPEGQVLPLPPEITMAQGAGLIEAIATVWTNVFETAALQRGETLLVHGGTSGIGTTAIQMAKLHHCKVIVTVGSEEKAKAALSLGADRAIIYRHEDFASVLKAEKTRIDVILDIVGGPYLDGNLKSLAYGGRLVVIAFSGGRMAQLDIARVMMNRLQITGSTLRSRPVAEKARIISEVRTKAWPWVQDGRFKPVIDSTFPFAEATAAHRRMEGSGHIGKIILEGFS, via the coding sequence ATGAACGACATGTTCGCGATTGAAATTTCGGAGCCCGGCGGCCCCGAAGTGCTGAAGGCGGTGCGCCGCCCGGTGCCCGCGCCGGGACCGGGCGAAATCCGCATCCGGGTCGAGGCGGCGGGCCTGAACGGCGCGGATCTGGCGCAGAGGCGTGGCGTCTATCCGCCGCCAGAGGGCGCATCGGACCTGCCTGGTCTCGAGGTCGCGGGGATCGTTGATCTCTGCGGCGACGGAGTGACGGATTTTCAGCCGGGCGATCGTGTCTGCGCGCTGCTGACCGGCGGAGGTTATGCGCAGTATTGCTGCGTTCCCGAAGGTCAGGTCTTGCCGCTGCCGCCCGAAATCACGATGGCGCAAGGGGCAGGGCTGATCGAGGCCATCGCCACCGTCTGGACGAATGTCTTCGAAACGGCAGCGTTGCAGCGGGGCGAGACCCTGCTGGTCCACGGCGGCACGAGCGGGATTGGCACGACCGCAATCCAGATGGCGAAACTTCACCATTGCAAGGTTATCGTTACCGTCGGTAGCGAGGAGAAGGCGAAGGCTGCTCTCTCGCTTGGTGCCGACAGGGCGATCATCTACCGTCACGAAGACTTCGCCTCTGTTCTGAAGGCGGAAAAAACCCGGATTGATGTCATCCTCGATATCGTCGGCGGGCCCTATCTCGACGGCAATCTCAAGTCGCTCGCCTATGGTGGGCGTCTTGTCGTCATCGCTTTCTCCGGCGGCCGGATGGCGCAACTCGACATCGCCCGCGTGATGATGAACCGCCTGCAGATCACCGGCTCGACCCTGCGCAGCCGGCCTGTGGCGGAAAAAGCGCGGATCATCTCGGAAGTGAGGACCAAGGCGTGGCCTTGGGTGCAGGATGGGCGGTTCAAGCCGGTGATTGACAGCACCTTTCCCTTTGCCGAGGCCACCGCCGCACACCGCCGGATGGAAGGCAGCGGCCACATCGGAAAGATCATTCTGGAAGGCTTCTCCTAA
- a CDS encoding 2-hydroxyacyl-CoA dehydratase family protein, with the protein MSEAPSSLKKDDVKADDGRLAATAAARDKQKQWFKDFQQRALDEGEPYVIASAVSPHEVFHAMDVPLVTNTWYSSIIAAKRMSPHYFDLMDRLGYHEDLPRYLSLPMMTTLDGDPEKAPYGGLPKPALILDRLRGDYAQRITAQWAEAFGCPAFYLDSPSQTRLVENWWDHAQRDWEYLYESHRLDFQVEQIEALIGFSEKTIGRRLNRDELASEMHRINRAGELAAEATQLIASAPRCPVPLPDQLTNIMAATWNRGSQWSIDHLQTYVDEIRQRVQSNYGICGNEKVRLLWLNTGLWFNTSFYRAFEESHGAVFVWSMYTNFFSDAYRKYFDGDPLRALAARSISMNEQLHLPPWMAGWIMKQAQDFGAHGAVMLTPLGDRLSSYGTQACKTALEKAGLPVLELSASMVDARLWDDAEMQRKVGTFIDERCRH; encoded by the coding sequence ATGAGCGAGGCCCCCAGCAGTCTCAAGAAAGACGATGTGAAGGCGGATGACGGCCGCCTGGCCGCAACGGCTGCAGCCCGGGACAAGCAGAAGCAATGGTTCAAGGATTTCCAGCAGCGAGCGCTGGATGAAGGCGAGCCCTATGTGATTGCCTCGGCGGTGTCGCCGCACGAGGTCTTCCATGCGATGGACGTGCCGCTGGTCACCAATACCTGGTACTCGTCGATCATTGCCGCGAAGCGCATGTCGCCACATTATTTCGACCTGATGGACCGGCTCGGCTATCATGAAGACCTGCCGCGTTACCTCAGCCTGCCGATGATGACGACGCTGGACGGCGACCCGGAAAAGGCCCCTTACGGCGGGTTGCCCAAACCGGCGCTGATCCTAGATCGTCTGCGCGGAGATTATGCGCAAAGGATTACGGCGCAATGGGCCGAGGCCTTCGGCTGCCCGGCCTTCTACCTCGACAGCCCGTCGCAGACCCGGCTGGTCGAGAACTGGTGGGATCATGCCCAGCGGGACTGGGAATATCTTTATGAGAGCCACCGGCTCGATTTCCAGGTGGAGCAGATCGAGGCGCTGATCGGTTTTTCGGAAAAGACCATCGGCCGCAGGTTGAACCGTGACGAACTCGCATCGGAGATGCATCGCATCAACCGCGCGGGTGAGCTTGCGGCAGAGGCGACGCAACTGATCGCCTCCGCTCCGCGCTGTCCTGTTCCGCTGCCCGACCAGCTGACCAATATCATGGCCGCAACCTGGAATCGCGGCTCGCAATGGTCGATAGATCACCTGCAAACCTATGTCGACGAGATCCGCCAGCGGGTGCAGAGCAATTACGGCATCTGCGGCAATGAGAAGGTCCGCCTGCTGTGGCTGAACACCGGGCTCTGGTTCAATACCAGCTTCTACCGAGCCTTCGAGGAAAGCCATGGGGCGGTCTTCGTCTGGTCTATGTATACCAACTTCTTTTCCGATGCCTATCGGAAGTATTTCGATGGCGACCCGCTGCGGGCGCTGGCAGCGCGCAGCATCTCCATGAACGAGCAGCTGCACCTGCCGCCGTGGATGGCCGGCTGGATCATGAAGCAGGCGCAGGATTTTGGCGCGCATGGCGCAGTCATGTTGACGCCGCTCGGCGACCGCTTGTCCTCTTACGGAACGCAAGCCTGCAAGACGGCGCTGGAAAAGGCTGGCCTGCCGGTTCTTGAACTTTCCGCCAGCATGGTCGACGCCCGTTTGTGGGACGATGCGGAAATGCAGCGCAAGGTCGGTACGTTCATCGATGAACGCTGCCGTCACTAA